A genome region from Frankineae bacterium MT45 includes the following:
- a CDS encoding peptidyl-prolyl cis-trans isomerase B (cyclophilin B), producing MATNNQRREAAKRQLEQQLAQRQRQQSHKRGQMLIVSIGGSIFVVLLLVLGIAIAEHNSDNKKSTAAAASGTSAPTSAAPTSAASTTPTTPGDCDFTKDGSAAAKPVTLPPLTGNPVSGTAKVTMNTSQGVIAMTVDRALAPCTVESFLSLAKQKYYDNTPCHRLVTSGIYVLQCGDPTGSGSGGPGYTIPDEATGKETYPAGTLSMARTSTAHSGGSQFFFVYKDSPDLAQNLGALQYTVFGKVTTGLDVLQKIAAGGVKDGSTDGSPKLPVTIKTVTVS from the coding sequence GTGGCGACGAACAATCAGCGTCGAGAGGCTGCCAAGCGTCAGCTCGAGCAGCAGTTGGCGCAGCGTCAGCGGCAGCAGTCCCACAAGCGGGGGCAGATGCTCATCGTCTCGATCGGCGGCTCGATCTTCGTCGTGCTCCTGCTGGTGCTCGGAATCGCCATTGCTGAGCACAACAGCGACAACAAGAAGAGCACCGCCGCCGCGGCGAGCGGCACGTCCGCTCCGACCAGCGCGGCTCCGACCAGCGCGGCGTCGACGACGCCGACCACGCCCGGCGACTGCGACTTCACCAAGGACGGAAGCGCCGCCGCCAAGCCGGTAACTCTCCCCCCGCTCACCGGAAACCCGGTCAGCGGCACGGCCAAGGTCACCATGAACACGTCACAAGGCGTCATCGCGATGACCGTCGACCGGGCGCTCGCGCCGTGCACCGTGGAGAGCTTCCTGTCGCTGGCCAAGCAGAAGTACTACGACAACACCCCGTGCCACCGCCTGGTGACGAGCGGCATCTACGTCCTGCAGTGCGGTGACCCGACCGGCAGCGGTTCGGGCGGACCGGGCTACACCATCCCTGACGAGGCAACCGGCAAGGAGACCTACCCGGCCGGAACCCTCTCGATGGCCCGCACCTCGACCGCGCACAGCGGCGGCAGCCAGTTCTTCTTCGTCTACAAGGACTCACCGGACCTGGCGCAGAACCTCGGCGCGCTGCAGTACACGGTCTTCGGCAAGGTCACCACGGGCCTGGACGTGCTCCAGAAGATCGCCGCGGGTGGCGTGAAGGACGGCAGCACCGACGGCTCACCGAAGCTGCCGGTGACGATCAAGACAGTCACCGTCAGCTAG
- a CDS encoding Glyoxylase, beta-lactamase superfamily II, with the protein MLIAGFPSAYTGTNCYVLASADGEQCVIVDPGIEVVKELDEVIAEHRLHPAAVILTHGHFDHSFSVFPVCQARDVPAYIHPGDRDQLKDPWTGVGMQPGTPLFGQLSFAEPDDVRELGDGATLELAGLSFGVRHTPGHTAGSVIFTLGDEREGDVLLSGDVLFRDSIGRVDLPGGSMEAMTASLRDVILPMDDAVTVFPGHGPSTTIGRERVANPYLTGLIG; encoded by the coding sequence GTGCTCATCGCGGGATTCCCGTCGGCCTACACCGGGACGAACTGCTATGTCCTCGCCTCAGCGGACGGCGAGCAGTGCGTCATCGTCGATCCCGGCATCGAAGTCGTCAAGGAGTTGGACGAGGTCATCGCCGAACACCGGCTCCACCCGGCGGCGGTGATCCTGACCCACGGGCACTTCGACCACAGCTTCTCGGTCTTTCCGGTCTGCCAGGCCCGTGACGTCCCCGCCTACATCCACCCCGGTGACCGCGACCAGCTCAAAGACCCGTGGACCGGGGTCGGGATGCAGCCGGGTACACCGCTCTTCGGGCAACTCAGCTTCGCTGAACCGGACGACGTTCGTGAACTGGGCGACGGGGCCACCCTCGAGCTGGCCGGGCTCAGCTTCGGGGTGCGTCACACGCCCGGCCACACGGCTGGATCGGTGATCTTCACCCTCGGTGACGAGCGCGAAGGCGACGTGCTGCTCAGCGGCGACGTCCTCTTCCGGGACAGCATCGGCCGCGTCGACCTGCCGGGCGGCTCGATGGAGGCGATGACCGCCTCGCTGCGCGACGTCATCCTGCCGATGGACGATGCCGTCACCGTCTTTCCCGGGCACGGTCCGAGCACCACCATCGGCCGCGAACGGGTCGCCAACCCGTATCTGACGGGCCTGATCGGATGA
- a CDS encoding histidyl-tRNA synthetase, whose translation MSIVNAPKGVLEYVPPESAAFVEVRDSLLAEPALAGYSYIETPVFEHTELFVRGVGESTDVVSKEMYTFADRGDRSLTLRPELTAGVMRSVIEHGLDRGQLPVKVVTSGQCFRAERPQAGRGRVFSQVNIEAIGVDDPALDAEVIALADAGFRRLGLRDYRLELTSLGDAECRPPYREKLVAFLNGLDLDENTRRRAEINPLRVLDDKRESVQKQLVDAPLMLDNLCPACAAHFADVRRYLDDLGVAYQLNPRLVRGLDYYTKTTFEFVHNGLGAQAAVGGGGRYDGLMEELGGQPLSGIGWGLGIDRTLLACRAEQLPVGTAPRVEAYLVPLGDAARAAAVRLAAELRGVGVRVDIAYGGRALKGAMKGADRSGARFAVVLGDRDIEAGTAQVKQLDSGEQSPIALDQIALFLKEKLS comes from the coding sequence ATGAGCATCGTCAACGCGCCCAAGGGCGTTCTCGAGTACGTCCCGCCGGAGTCAGCGGCATTCGTCGAGGTCCGGGACAGCCTGCTGGCGGAGCCCGCGCTCGCTGGCTACAGCTACATCGAGACCCCGGTCTTCGAGCACACCGAACTCTTCGTCCGTGGAGTCGGTGAGTCGACGGACGTGGTGAGCAAGGAGATGTACACGTTTGCCGATCGGGGGGATCGCTCCCTCACGCTGCGCCCGGAACTCACCGCCGGAGTGATGCGCTCGGTCATCGAGCACGGCCTGGACCGCGGTCAGCTTCCGGTCAAGGTGGTGACCAGTGGTCAGTGCTTCCGGGCCGAGCGTCCGCAGGCCGGGCGCGGGCGCGTCTTCAGCCAGGTGAACATCGAGGCGATCGGCGTCGACGACCCGGCGCTGGACGCCGAGGTGATCGCACTTGCCGATGCCGGGTTCCGGCGTCTCGGCCTGCGCGACTACCGGTTGGAACTCACCTCGCTGGGTGACGCCGAATGCCGCCCGCCCTATCGGGAGAAGCTCGTCGCGTTCCTCAACGGCCTGGACCTCGACGAGAACACCCGCCGCCGGGCCGAGATCAACCCGCTGCGGGTGTTGGACGACAAGCGCGAATCCGTACAGAAGCAACTCGTCGACGCCCCGCTGATGCTGGACAACCTCTGCCCGGCCTGTGCGGCCCACTTCGCCGACGTCCGCCGGTACCTGGACGACCTGGGAGTGGCGTACCAGCTGAACCCGCGGTTGGTGCGCGGGCTGGACTACTACACGAAGACCACCTTCGAGTTTGTCCACAACGGGCTCGGTGCGCAGGCGGCCGTCGGTGGCGGCGGCCGCTACGACGGGCTGATGGAGGAGCTCGGCGGGCAGCCGCTCTCGGGCATCGGCTGGGGCCTGGGTATCGACCGCACCCTGCTGGCCTGCCGGGCCGAGCAGCTTCCGGTCGGCACGGCGCCGCGCGTCGAGGCGTATCTGGTGCCGCTGGGCGACGCCGCCCGGGCGGCTGCGGTGCGTCTGGCCGCCGAGCTACGCGGCGTGGGTGTGCGGGTCGACATCGCCTACGGTGGACGTGCGCTCAAGGGTGCGATGAAGGGCGCCGACCGCTCCGGCGCCCGCTTCGCCGTCGTCCTCGGTGATCGGGACATCGAGGCGGGCACGGCGCAGGTAAAACAACTCGACAGCGGCGAACAATCGCCCATCGCTCTTGACCAGATCGCTTTATTTCTTAAGGAGAAACTCTCGTGA